From Marivirga harenae, one genomic window encodes:
- a CDS encoding NFACT RNA binding domain-containing protein, with amino-acid sequence MHNNYYVFRQLSKELEAKISKTELLACFSQSRDELILGFSNVSGDFYIKASLLPEFSCLSFPNQFARTKSNSVDLFPEFIGRKVESIQQFENERCFAIHFEDNYALLFKMHGNRSNIIGFESEKAFELFRNSFPQDLELQLNELDRPIDQVKEAFFQFDGNYQKLFPTFGKLIKQYFQSIRLNEKELEEQWEIISLLESDIRNPNKFYTILWNDEIHFSLFKLGDIIKEEDSCLEGITQFYYTYSKENFIRKEKKRLAKQLEKQRNQSINYIKKSNQKLEEVLEKPGYNQLADILMANMHQIPPHAKEVELFNFYTNQNIIIPLKSHLSPQKNAENLYRKSKNQKIELEQLEASIKQKELELKEVEHKLSDVNAAEDIKSIKKLIKQNPQKERAQVELKVPYKKFEYAGFTILVGKGARENDELTLKFAKKNDLWLHAKDVTGSHVVIKQQSSKPFPPLVVEKAAQAAAFYSKRKSDSLSPVIVTPKKYVRKPKGLPPGLVHVDKEDTILVKPEAWWIETTKKN; translated from the coding sequence ATGCATAATAACTATTATGTGTTTCGACAATTATCAAAAGAATTAGAGGCTAAAATAAGCAAGACTGAATTATTGGCTTGTTTTAGTCAGAGTCGAGATGAATTAATTTTAGGGTTCAGTAATGTATCAGGAGATTTTTACATCAAGGCCTCCTTACTACCTGAGTTTTCTTGTTTAAGTTTTCCTAATCAATTTGCCAGAACAAAAAGCAATAGCGTGGATTTATTCCCTGAGTTTATTGGCAGGAAAGTAGAATCTATACAGCAATTTGAAAATGAAAGATGTTTTGCAATCCACTTTGAAGACAACTACGCATTATTATTTAAAATGCATGGGAATCGCTCAAATATCATTGGTTTTGAATCAGAAAAAGCATTTGAACTATTTAGAAACAGCTTTCCACAAGATTTAGAACTTCAATTAAATGAATTAGACAGGCCTATTGATCAAGTAAAGGAGGCTTTCTTCCAATTTGATGGTAACTACCAAAAGCTATTTCCGACTTTCGGAAAACTCATTAAACAATATTTTCAAAGTATTAGGCTCAATGAAAAAGAATTAGAAGAGCAATGGGAAATCATTTCTTTACTAGAGTCAGACATTAGAAATCCTAATAAATTCTATACCATTTTATGGAATGATGAAATTCATTTTTCACTATTCAAACTTGGAGATATTATAAAAGAAGAGGATAGTTGCTTAGAAGGTATCACTCAATTCTATTATACCTACTCCAAAGAAAATTTCATACGAAAAGAGAAAAAGCGACTTGCCAAGCAGTTGGAAAAGCAAAGGAATCAGAGCATTAACTACATCAAAAAATCAAACCAAAAGCTCGAAGAAGTGCTTGAAAAACCTGGCTATAATCAATTAGCTGATATATTAATGGCAAATATGCATCAAATCCCACCACACGCCAAAGAGGTTGAGCTTTTCAATTTTTATACTAATCAAAATATTATAATACCTCTAAAATCGCATTTAAGTCCGCAAAAAAATGCCGAAAACCTTTATAGAAAATCAAAAAATCAGAAAATTGAACTCGAGCAGCTAGAAGCTTCCATCAAACAGAAAGAGTTAGAATTGAAAGAAGTAGAGCATAAGTTATCTGATGTTAATGCTGCAGAGGACATCAAATCTATCAAGAAATTAATTAAACAAAATCCGCAGAAGGAAAGAGCTCAAGTTGAATTAAAAGTACCTTACAAAAAGTTCGAATATGCCGGATTTACCATTTTAGTTGGGAAAGGGGCTAGAGAAAATGATGAACTGACTTTAAAATTCGCCAAGAAGAATGATTTATGGCTGCATGCCAAAGACGTTACAGGTTCTCATGTGGTTATCAAACAACAGAGCAGTAAACCATTTCCTCCGTTAGTTGTAGAAAAAGCCGCACAAGCTGCCGCATTCTACTCAAAAAGAAAATCAGATAGCTTAAGCCCAGTCATTGTAACGCCTAAGAAATATGTTAGAAAGCCTAAAGGCCTACCTCCAGGTTTAGTGCATGTGGATAAAGAAGATACGATTTTAGTAAAACCCGAAGCTTGGTGGATTGAAACCACAAAGAAAAATTAG